A genomic region of Salinibacterium sp. NK8237 contains the following coding sequences:
- a CDS encoding gamma carbonic anhydrase family protein produces the protein MTALIVTLAGQSPSVADSAFLAPNATLIGNVTLAECVGIFYGAVLRGDTDAITIGEGSNLQDNVAVHCDEGIPTTVGSGVSVGHGAVLHGCTVEDDCLIGMNATVLNGAVIGTGSLVAAGAVVLEGTVIPPGSLVAGVPAKVRRELSDDEKAGVRENAAHYLELSAAHKAANS, from the coding sequence ATGACAGCTCTCATCGTGACCCTCGCCGGACAAAGCCCCTCAGTCGCCGACAGCGCTTTCCTTGCGCCCAATGCCACCCTGATCGGCAATGTCACCCTTGCCGAGTGCGTCGGCATCTTCTACGGCGCTGTACTGCGCGGCGACACCGACGCCATCACGATCGGCGAAGGCTCGAACCTGCAAGACAACGTCGCCGTGCACTGCGATGAGGGCATCCCCACCACGGTCGGTTCCGGAGTGAGCGTCGGCCACGGCGCCGTCCTCCACGGCTGCACCGTCGAAGACGACTGCCTCATCGGGATGAACGCCACGGTGCTCAACGGCGCAGTGATCGGCACTGGGTCGCTCGTGGCCGCAGGCGCAGTCGTGCTCGAAGGAACCGTCATCCCGCCCGGATCACTCGTCGCCGGAGTGCCTGCGAAGGTTCGCCGCGAACTCAGCGACGACGAGAAGGCGGGCGTTCGCGAGAATGCCGCGCACTACCTTGAGCTGTCAGCGGCACACAAAGCCGCTAACAGCTAG
- a CDS encoding LLM class F420-dependent oxidoreductase, giving the protein MTQSRPVRIAVQLQPQHAEYSVIRDRVKELEQLGVDVLFNWDHFFPLYGEPDGLHFEAWTELASWAEMTSRVEFGTLVNCNSYRNPDLQADMARTLDHISGGRFIFGTGAGWFERDYQEYGYEFGTAGSRLDALAEALPRIESRWGKLNPPPTRKIPVLIGGGGEKKTLKLVAKHADIWHSFATGADLVHKMGVLAAHCETVGRDINEIEISNELRQKSVEDADGMREQGITLFTLGITGPDYDLTSTKQWLAWRDSQNS; this is encoded by the coding sequence ATGACACAGAGCCGCCCCGTTCGTATTGCCGTTCAGCTTCAACCTCAGCACGCCGAATACTCCGTCATTCGTGACCGAGTAAAGGAGCTTGAACAGCTTGGCGTCGATGTTCTCTTCAACTGGGATCACTTCTTCCCGCTGTATGGCGAGCCAGACGGGCTGCACTTTGAAGCGTGGACAGAGCTGGCATCGTGGGCTGAGATGACGAGCCGCGTTGAGTTCGGCACGCTCGTGAACTGCAACAGCTATCGCAACCCCGACCTGCAGGCCGACATGGCCCGCACTCTCGATCACATCAGTGGTGGCCGCTTCATCTTCGGCACCGGCGCAGGCTGGTTCGAGCGTGACTATCAGGAGTACGGCTACGAGTTTGGCACCGCCGGCTCACGCTTGGATGCCCTTGCTGAGGCGCTACCGCGCATCGAGTCGCGCTGGGGCAAGCTGAATCCGCCTCCCACACGCAAGATCCCCGTTCTCATCGGTGGTGGTGGAGAGAAGAAGACCCTCAAGCTGGTTGCTAAGCACGCCGATATCTGGCACAGCTTCGCCACTGGAGCCGATCTCGTCCACAAAATGGGCGTTTTGGCAGCCCACTGCGAAACCGTTGGCCGCGACATCAACGAGATCGAGATCTCTAACGAACTGCGCCAGAAGAGTGTTGAAGATGCTGACGGCATGCGTGAGCAGGGCATCACCCTCTTCACGCTCGGTATTACCGGACCTGATTACGACCTCACGAGCACCAAGCAGTGGCTCGCGTGGCGTGACTCTCAGAACAGCTAG
- the trmD gene encoding tRNA (guanosine(37)-N1)-methyltransferase TrmD, translating to MRIDIVTIFPDFFGVLDISLLGKARERGIIELGVHDLRDYTHDRHRTVDDTPYGGGAGMVMRPEPWGEALDAVLTPETVVIVPTPAGVPFTQAAARELALEKHLVFTCGRYEGIDQRVIDYAASTVQVREISLGDYVLNGGEVATMAMIEAIGRLVPGVIGNPESLTEESHEQGLLEYPSYTKPSTWRERAVPPVLLSGNHKAIADWRHAQQVERTKRVRPDLLPDAE from the coding sequence GTGCGCATCGACATCGTGACGATCTTCCCCGATTTCTTCGGGGTGCTCGATATTTCTCTGCTTGGCAAGGCTCGCGAGCGGGGAATCATCGAGTTGGGTGTGCACGATCTGCGCGATTACACGCACGATCGTCATCGCACGGTTGATGACACTCCGTACGGCGGTGGCGCTGGCATGGTCATGCGCCCCGAGCCATGGGGAGAAGCGCTGGATGCCGTTCTCACGCCCGAAACGGTAGTGATCGTTCCCACGCCTGCCGGAGTTCCATTCACGCAGGCTGCAGCCCGCGAGCTGGCGCTCGAGAAGCATCTCGTCTTCACGTGCGGTCGCTATGAGGGCATCGATCAGCGAGTGATCGACTACGCGGCATCCACGGTTCAGGTTCGTGAGATCAGTCTCGGCGATTACGTGCTCAATGGCGGAGAAGTTGCCACGATGGCGATGATCGAGGCGATTGGCCGTCTCGTGCCTGGCGTGATCGGCAACCCCGAGAGCCTGACTGAGGAAAGCCACGAACAGGGCCTCCTCGAATACCCGAGCTACACCAAGCCATCGACGTGGCGCGAGCGTGCTGTGCCTCCTGTGCTGCTCAGCGGAAATCACAAGGCGATTGCTGATTGGCGTCACGCGCAGCAGGTCGAGCGAACCAAGCGCGTTCGCCCCGATCTCTTGCCCGACGCGGAGTAG
- the rimM gene encoding ribosome maturation factor RimM (Essential for efficient processing of 16S rRNA) has translation MGRLTKAHGLKGAVKVEMYTDAPERRFVPGAVFSLQVPTSSAWHGKTLELIELKWFNAQPVAFFKGVPDRSAAEKLVKAILWIDHDPNEAPEEDAWFNHQLIGLTVIRDGKKVGTLAQVDHFPGQDLLTVTTDNGDVLVPFVKSIVASVDIEAGEMVVTPPPGLFEEIAEDASEEPAEAVAEAVSEEMPSAASDEADAPECD, from the coding sequence GTGGGGCGTCTGACGAAGGCTCACGGGCTTAAGGGAGCCGTCAAAGTAGAGATGTACACGGATGCCCCGGAACGTCGTTTCGTTCCGGGCGCCGTGTTTTCTCTGCAAGTGCCGACAAGTTCGGCCTGGCATGGCAAGACACTGGAGCTCATTGAGCTCAAGTGGTTTAACGCACAACCGGTCGCGTTCTTCAAGGGCGTTCCTGACCGCAGTGCCGCTGAGAAGCTCGTCAAGGCAATTCTGTGGATCGATCACGATCCCAATGAGGCGCCTGAAGAAGACGCGTGGTTCAACCACCAGCTAATCGGCCTCACCGTTATTCGTGACGGCAAAAAGGTCGGCACTCTCGCTCAGGTAGATCACTTCCCCGGGCAAGATTTGTTAACCGTCACTACCGACAACGGTGACGTTCTGGTTCCTTTCGTGAAGTCCATCGTGGCTAGCGTCGACATTGAAGCAGGCGAGATGGTGGTTACTCCACCTCCCGGACTCTTCGAGGAGATTGCGGAAGACGCATCCGAAGAGCCCGCAGAAGCGGTCGCGGAAGCGGTCTCAGAAGAGATGCCGAGCGCAGCTTCTGACGAGGCTGACGCGCCCGAGTGCGACTAG
- the rpsP gene encoding 30S ribosomal protein S16, whose translation MAVKIRLKRMGKIRAPYYRIVVADARKKRDGRVIEEIGKYHPTEEPSFIEVESERAQYWLSVGAQPSPQVEAILKLTGDWGIFKGDKNAVSTVKVKEAKAEFQADEKKKPVLKPKAEKAEPKAEEAPAAEAPVADEAPAEAPAANADKA comes from the coding sequence GTGGCTGTAAAGATTCGTTTGAAGCGCATGGGCAAGATCCGTGCACCCTACTACCGCATCGTCGTTGCCGACGCGCGCAAGAAGCGCGATGGTCGTGTCATCGAAGAAATCGGAAAGTACCACCCCACCGAGGAGCCCTCGTTCATCGAGGTCGAGTCCGAGCGTGCACAGTACTGGTTGAGCGTTGGCGCGCAGCCTAGCCCGCAGGTTGAGGCAATCCTCAAGCTGACTGGCGACTGGGGCATCTTCAAGGGTGACAAGAACGCTGTAAGCACCGTCAAGGTCAAGGAAGCTAAAGCAGAGTTCCAGGCTGACGAGAAGAAGAAGCCTGTTCTCAAGCCCAAGGCTGAGAAGGCTGAGCCTAAGGCTGAAGAGGCACCTGCTGCAGAAGCTCCCGTCGCTGACGAGGCTCCTGCTGAAGCACCTGCCGCTAACGCAGACAAGGCTTAG
- a CDS encoding TetR/AcrR family transcriptional regulator: MPNTAIVRTEPVQQRSAERINVLLDAAAVLLDEMGIDALTTSDVAKRSRSSVGVIYRYFPNIQSLLRGLASRNFDKYRAGLSATLAKRATTGLEALNTAIDLYVEFCRTEPGFRVLSFGNVIDRRFNVDHKSNNTALAEILTDLLVTTYEVPPSDALAFDIEVTVEIADSLLERAFLYDPRGEEPFIDRLREFIAQLLAPHTKEAVTA; this comes from the coding sequence GTGCCAAACACCGCGATCGTTCGCACCGAACCAGTGCAGCAGCGAAGCGCAGAACGAATCAACGTCCTCCTCGATGCGGCCGCTGTACTTCTCGACGAGATGGGCATTGATGCCCTCACGACGAGCGATGTGGCAAAGCGGTCGCGTTCGTCGGTTGGCGTTATCTATCGCTACTTCCCCAATATCCAGTCGCTTCTTCGTGGCCTCGCCTCGCGAAACTTCGATAAGTATCGCGCTGGGCTCTCAGCAACGCTCGCCAAGCGCGCCACTACGGGGCTCGAAGCACTCAACACCGCCATCGACCTCTACGTCGAGTTTTGCCGCACCGAGCCAGGCTTTCGAGTGCTGTCGTTTGGCAACGTGATCGACCGACGTTTCAATGTCGATCACAAGAGCAACAACACGGCGTTGGCAGAGATTTTGACGGACCTCCTGGTCACTACATACGAAGTTCCGCCTTCGGATGCCCTCGCTTTCGACATCGAAGTCACGGTAGAAATCGCCGATTCACTGTTGGAGCGTGCATTCTTGTATGACCCGCGCGGTGAAGAACCGTTTATCGACAGACTCCGAGAGTTCATTGCGCAGCTCTTGGCACCGCACACGAAAGAGGCCGTAACCGCATGA
- the ftsY gene encoding signal recognition particle-docking protein FtsY, whose product MAASWSLSGALKSMFARDTIDAETWSDLEDAMISADFGPDITESVIDELRASVARFKTDDPTDLKRMLRETLEERLARLDPTLTLSARPAVVLVVGVNGVGKTTTIGKFTKFLVGHGRTVVVGAADTFRAAAVEQLATWAERGGAEIVRPQQQGQDPASVAFQTVERAQREGIDIAIIDTAGRLQTKSGLMDELGKIRRVVEKQTEIAEVLLVLDATTGQNGVAQAEAFIQHAGVTGLVITKLDGSAKGGFVLAVQERTGIPIKLVGQGEGINDLTGFTPHVFVQGLVG is encoded by the coding sequence ATGGCAGCATCTTGGTCGCTCTCGGGCGCACTCAAATCAATGTTCGCGCGCGACACGATCGACGCGGAGACCTGGAGTGACCTCGAAGACGCGATGATCTCGGCCGACTTCGGCCCCGACATCACTGAATCCGTTATCGACGAGCTACGGGCAAGTGTCGCGCGTTTCAAAACTGACGACCCCACAGACCTGAAGCGGATGCTGCGCGAAACCCTCGAGGAGCGTCTCGCCCGCCTCGACCCGACTCTCACTCTCAGCGCCCGCCCTGCGGTCGTGCTGGTTGTGGGCGTCAATGGCGTCGGAAAGACCACCACGATTGGCAAGTTCACCAAGTTCCTCGTTGGCCATGGCCGCACGGTGGTCGTGGGTGCGGCTGACACATTCCGTGCCGCTGCCGTTGAGCAGCTGGCGACGTGGGCGGAGCGCGGGGGAGCCGAAATCGTGCGCCCCCAGCAGCAAGGCCAAGATCCGGCATCCGTCGCCTTCCAGACGGTTGAGCGCGCTCAGCGCGAGGGCATCGACATCGCGATCATTGACACCGCTGGTCGCCTGCAGACCAAGAGCGGTCTGATGGATGAGCTTGGCAAGATCCGTCGCGTTGTTGAGAAGCAGACGGAGATCGCTGAAGTGTTGCTCGTGCTTGACGCGACAACCGGCCAAAACGGCGTTGCTCAGGCAGAAGCCTTCATTCAGCACGCTGGGGTGACCGGCCTCGTCATCACCAAGCTTGATGGTTCAGCGAAAGGCGGCTTCGTGCTCGCCGTTCAGGAACGCACCGGCATCCCGATCAAGCTTGTAGGCCAGGGTGAGGGCATCAACGACCTCACCGGTTTCACCCCGCACGTCTTCGTGCAGGGCCTCGTCGGCTAG
- a CDS encoding histidine phosphatase family protein, which produces MLSLIRHGQTDWNAAGRMQGSSDIPLNDTGREQAREAVEVLRGSEWDVIVSSPLQRARETAQIIADGLGLELGRSYDLLIERNYGEGEGLTTSEINERWPNHSGYPGLESLHDVVERGITALNEVTQDYPGKKVIVVCHGTIIRYTLSQLAGRDFDHILNGSVSTVEKLHTGWCVHTVNGEPLSRVD; this is translated from the coding sequence ATGCTCTCATTGATTCGCCATGGCCAAACCGACTGGAACGCTGCCGGACGCATGCAAGGTTCCAGCGACATTCCCCTCAACGACACCGGTCGCGAGCAGGCGCGAGAGGCGGTAGAGGTATTGCGGGGCTCCGAGTGGGACGTCATCGTCAGCTCTCCCCTGCAGCGTGCTCGCGAAACTGCCCAGATCATCGCCGACGGTTTGGGTCTCGAGCTCGGCCGCAGCTACGACCTGCTTATCGAGCGCAACTATGGTGAGGGCGAAGGCCTCACGACCTCCGAGATCAACGAACGCTGGCCCAACCACAGCGGCTACCCCGGGCTCGAATCACTTCATGACGTCGTCGAGCGCGGAATCACCGCCCTCAACGAGGTGACACAGGACTACCCCGGCAAAAAGGTGATCGTCGTGTGCCACGGCACAATCATCCGCTACACGCTTTCGCAACTGGCCGGTCGTGACTTCGACCACATTCTCAATGGCTCGGTATCGACGGTCGAAAAGCTGCACACGGGCTGGTGCGTGCACACCGTCAATGGCGAACCGCTCTCGCGCGTCGACTAG
- a CDS encoding LLM class flavin-dependent oxidoreductase, whose product MRHGIVILPQQPWAEAKHRWIQAEELGFDHAWIYDHLSWRSLADEQWYATVPTLTAAASVTSRIGLGTFVASPNYRHPVPFAKELATLDDVSDGRFLLGVGSGGTGFDATVLGQAELSPRERHARFEEFVRGLDELLRFEDPGSGGISFNGDWFTAVNARMVGAPAQRPRLPFVVAAEGPRGLRLTAELADGWLTLGRTADTLDEWWQIVADTSARMDDALEKAGRASASIDRYLNLDGAPQFSLESVDTWEDAVGRADALGFTDVIGHWPRADGIYVGKESVLIEIASRFSR is encoded by the coding sequence GTGAGACACGGCATCGTAATACTCCCCCAACAGCCCTGGGCTGAAGCCAAGCATCGCTGGATTCAGGCTGAGGAACTCGGCTTCGATCACGCGTGGATTTACGACCATCTGTCGTGGCGGTCCCTCGCCGATGAGCAGTGGTACGCCACGGTTCCGACTCTCACGGCAGCCGCTAGCGTCACTAGCCGCATCGGGCTCGGCACCTTTGTCGCTTCGCCCAACTACCGGCATCCGGTTCCCTTCGCCAAAGAATTGGCGACCCTCGACGACGTCAGCGACGGCCGCTTTCTACTCGGCGTTGGCTCGGGCGGCACCGGCTTCGACGCGACAGTGCTTGGCCAAGCCGAACTCAGCCCGCGCGAACGCCATGCCCGGTTCGAAGAGTTTGTGCGCGGCCTCGACGAGCTACTGCGCTTCGAAGACCCCGGCAGCGGCGGCATCAGCTTCAACGGCGACTGGTTCACTGCCGTCAATGCGCGGATGGTCGGGGCCCCTGCCCAGCGACCACGCCTGCCCTTCGTGGTCGCCGCTGAGGGCCCTCGTGGCCTCCGCTTGACCGCCGAGCTCGCCGACGGCTGGCTCACCCTCGGCCGCACCGCTGACACCCTCGACGAGTGGTGGCAGATTGTCGCCGACACCTCCGCGCGCATGGATGACGCCCTCGAGAAGGCCGGCCGAGCATCCGCCAGCATTGATCGCTACCTCAATTTGGATGGCGCACCCCAGTTCAGCCTGGAGAGCGTCGACACGTGGGAAGACGCTGTCGGTCGCGCCGACGCGCTCGGCTTCACCGATGTGATTGGGCACTGGCCCCGCGCCGACGGCATCTACGTCGGCAAGGAAAGCGTGCTCATCGAGATCGCCTCCCGCTTCTCCCGCTGA
- a CDS encoding MFS transporter, producing MMIRRAFYYWQFIAVVVLPVWVLIARGIYGSSVGWDFVLFLILCPILAFVLLAIAGLTVARKSVRDSRSVSWIDAGLLTVWHAAIIIYGFVDASFPAALIVIVAIAAFWIALWQLVTETRNRFTTLVEGFERDAQRPSHPGEKLDNGRVIILEPDENGNFD from the coding sequence ATGATGATCAGGCGTGCGTTTTATTACTGGCAGTTCATCGCAGTCGTTGTGTTGCCCGTGTGGGTGCTGATTGCGCGCGGCATCTACGGGTCGAGTGTTGGGTGGGATTTTGTTCTGTTCCTCATCCTGTGCCCGATCTTGGCGTTTGTCCTTCTCGCGATCGCAGGTTTGACGGTTGCCCGCAAGAGCGTGCGCGATTCGCGAAGCGTGTCGTGGATCGACGCCGGGCTGCTCACGGTCTGGCATGCGGCCATCATTATTTACGGATTTGTGGATGCCTCGTTCCCCGCCGCTCTCATCGTGATCGTCGCGATTGCAGCGTTCTGGATCGCCCTCTGGCAGCTCGTGACGGAGACGCGCAACCGCTTCACAACTCTCGTCGAGGGGTTCGAGCGCGACGCTCAACGGCCTAGTCACCCGGGAGAGAAGCTCGACAACGGTCGCGTGATCATCCTCGAACCCGATGAGAATGGTAATTTCGACTAA
- the map gene encoding type I methionyl aminopeptidase: MIELRTPAEINEMKAAGEFVASVLTATEAASKVGVNLLEIDALAHSMIRERGAESCYINYHPSFGASPFGKVICTSVNDAALHGLPHDYTLKDGDLLSLDFAVAVDGWVADSAITFAVGTPRDEDLKLMDATSRALDAGIAAAIVGNRIGGISAAIGDVAYGAGYEVNLDFGGHGVGREMHGDPHIPNDGKARRGMPLKPGLVFAIEPWLMIGTDDIYTDDDGWTLRSADGSRAAHFEHTVAVTPDGPLVLTARK; the protein is encoded by the coding sequence ATGATCGAGTTGAGAACCCCCGCCGAAATCAACGAGATGAAGGCAGCAGGCGAATTTGTTGCCAGCGTGCTCACCGCCACCGAAGCGGCATCCAAAGTAGGCGTGAACCTGCTCGAGATCGATGCCCTCGCTCACAGCATGATTCGCGAACGCGGCGCGGAGAGCTGCTACATCAACTACCACCCCTCGTTCGGCGCTTCGCCCTTCGGCAAGGTCATCTGCACCTCCGTCAACGACGCGGCCCTGCACGGACTCCCCCACGACTACACGCTGAAAGATGGCGACCTCCTGAGCCTCGACTTCGCCGTTGCGGTCGATGGTTGGGTTGCCGACTCTGCGATCACTTTTGCGGTTGGCACTCCCCGTGACGAAGACCTCAAGCTCATGGATGCCACCTCTCGCGCCCTCGATGCTGGTATCGCCGCGGCTATCGTCGGCAACCGCATCGGTGGCATTTCGGCCGCAATCGGTGACGTCGCCTATGGCGCAGGCTACGAAGTGAACTTGGACTTTGGCGGGCACGGAGTCGGCCGCGAAATGCACGGCGACCCGCACATCCCCAACGATGGAAAAGCCCGTCGTGGAATGCCCCTCAAGCCGGGACTGGTCTTTGCCATCGAGCCGTGGCTCATGATCGGCACCGATGACATCTACACGGATGACGATGGTTGGACGCTCCGCAGCGCTGACGGCTCTCGCGCTGCGCACTTCGAGCACACCGTTGCAGTAACACCAGACGGCCCGCTCGTTCTCACTGCTCGCAAGTAG
- the ffh gene encoding signal recognition particle protein — MATFGNLTDRLADTFKNLRGKGKLSEADVDGTVREIRRALLDADVALEVVKEFTGRVRERALGHEVSQALNPAQQVVQIVNDELVTILGGEARRIEFAKNPPTVIMLAGLQGAGKTTLAGKLAKWLAADGHTPLLVAADLQRPNAVTQLQVVAEQAGVAVFAPEPGNGKGDPVKVSKQAMKFAKDKQHDVVIIDTAGRLGVDAELMKQAANIRKAVDPDEVLFVIDAMIGQDAVKTARAFQEAVDFTGVVLTKLDGDARGGAALSVASITGRPIMFASTGEGLGDFEPFHPDRMASRILDLGDILTLIETAQKTFDEEESRKVAEKFATDSFTLDDFLQQMQQLKNMGSIKSMLGMLPGAKGMREQLDNFDESEITRTEAIIQSMTKQERTTPKLLNGSRRVRIARGSGTTVTEVNALVNRFEQAAKMMKTVAKGGTPQIPGMGPIPGGHGGKSANSKKNQKKKGSKSGNPAKRAAEEAARAQGVVGTSAPAGSGFGLGGSKPAAGGPSPEELESLQKFLGR; from the coding sequence ATGGCCACTTTTGGAAATCTCACCGACCGCCTCGCGGATACCTTCAAAAACCTGCGCGGCAAGGGCAAGCTCAGCGAGGCGGATGTCGATGGCACCGTTCGCGAGATTCGCCGTGCCCTCCTCGATGCTGACGTTGCGCTCGAGGTCGTCAAGGAATTCACGGGTCGCGTTCGTGAACGTGCGCTCGGCCACGAAGTTTCGCAGGCGCTGAACCCGGCCCAGCAGGTGGTGCAGATCGTCAACGACGAACTCGTCACGATTCTGGGCGGCGAGGCTCGCCGTATCGAGTTCGCGAAGAACCCGCCGACGGTCATCATGCTCGCGGGGCTGCAGGGTGCCGGTAAGACGACTCTCGCCGGAAAGCTCGCGAAGTGGCTCGCAGCTGACGGCCACACGCCGCTGTTGGTCGCGGCTGACCTCCAGCGCCCGAACGCTGTCACCCAGCTGCAGGTTGTTGCCGAGCAGGCTGGCGTCGCCGTCTTCGCCCCCGAACCGGGTAACGGCAAGGGCGACCCGGTCAAGGTCTCTAAGCAAGCGATGAAGTTTGCCAAAGACAAGCAGCACGACGTTGTGATCATTGACACCGCTGGTCGTTTGGGCGTGGATGCCGAGCTAATGAAGCAGGCAGCCAACATCCGCAAGGCTGTTGACCCTGACGAAGTGCTCTTCGTTATTGACGCGATGATCGGTCAAGACGCCGTCAAGACCGCTCGCGCCTTCCAAGAGGCCGTGGACTTCACGGGTGTTGTGCTCACCAAGCTCGATGGTGACGCTCGCGGTGGTGCAGCGCTGTCCGTTGCCTCCATCACCGGTCGTCCGATCATGTTTGCGTCGACGGGTGAAGGTCTTGGCGACTTTGAGCCGTTCCACCCTGACCGTATGGCCAGCCGCATCCTCGACCTTGGTGACATCCTCACCCTCATCGAGACGGCGCAGAAAACCTTCGACGAAGAAGAGTCGCGCAAGGTTGCCGAAAAGTTCGCGACCGATAGCTTCACTCTTGATGACTTCCTGCAGCAGATGCAGCAGCTCAAGAACATGGGCTCGATCAAGAGCATGCTTGGCATGCTTCCCGGCGCGAAGGGCATGCGCGAGCAACTCGACAACTTCGATGAGTCGGAGATCACGCGCACTGAGGCCATCATCCAGTCGATGACAAAGCAGGAGCGCACAACACCGAAGCTTCTCAATGGTTCGCGTCGCGTGCGTATTGCGCGTGGTTCGGGAACGACCGTCACCGAGGTGAACGCGCTCGTGAACCGCTTCGAGCAGGCCGCGAAGATGATGAAGACAGTCGCTAAGGGTGGCACTCCTCAGATTCCTGGCATGGGCCCGATCCCCGGCGGACATGGCGGCAAGTCGGCCAACTCCAAGAAGAACCAGAAAAAGAAGGGTTCCAAGTCGGGCAACCCCGCCAAGCGCGCTGCAGAAGAGGCAGCTCGCGCGCAGGGCGTTGTCGGAACCTCTGCACCCGCTGGCTCTGGCTTTGGTCTAGGCGGTTCGAAGCCCGCCGCCGGCGGACCGTCACCGGAAGAACTCGAAAGTCTGCAAAAGTTTCTCGGGCGTTAG
- a CDS encoding RNA-binding protein codes for MLAPALEHLVKGIVDHPEDVQVVAKNTQRGELLEVRVHPEDLGRVIGRSGRTAKALRTLITALADGRKVRVDVVDTDF; via the coding sequence TTGCTCGCTCCCGCGCTCGAACACCTCGTTAAAGGCATCGTCGACCACCCCGAAGACGTTCAGGTCGTTGCAAAGAACACGCAACGCGGTGAACTCCTCGAGGTTCGCGTGCACCCAGAAGATCTTGGCCGCGTAATCGGTCGCTCTGGTCGCACCGCGAAAGCACTGCGAACGCTGATCACGGCTCTGGCCGATGGTCGCAAGGTTCGTGTCGACGTCGTCGACACTGACTTCTAA